TGACCGGTGATGCACAGGATCGGCACGGAATCGGCCTGGGCGGTGTAGAGACCGGTGATCATGTTGGTGCCCGCGGGACCGGAGGTCCCGATGGCGACACCCACGTTGCCGTTGGTGCGGGACCACCCGTCGGCCATGTGGGTGGCGCCCTCCTCGTGGCGAACGGTCAGGTGCTCGATGTCGCGGTGTTCCATCGCCGCGTACAGCGGCAGGATGGCCGCCCCGGGGCAGCCGAACGCGACGTCGACTCCCTCGGATTCGAGGACGTCGACGACAGCCTGCATGACGGGAACCTTCGGCATGGTATGCACGACCTCTCCGATGCGGCGGGTTCGCGGCGGCACTGTTGCCCGACGGTGCCGCGGAGTGCGAACCTGCCGTGGTGACACTCGGTGTGGGGGCCGGGACGACAGCGGCCGTCCGAGCCGTGTGGGGTGCGGAGTTCTCCGCTCCGCGCGGTACGCGACGACGGTCCGGAGTCCGTCCGCACGCACCGGGGTTGTTCCGACGGGTGGGTGGCCCGGATGCTTGGCGGCGTTGGTGCCACCCTCCCTCGGAAATCGTGCGGCGGGGGTTCGCCCACCGGGGTTAGCTCGCCGGTCATTCCCTGCCGCTGAGGCGGGCGATCTGCCGGAACAACCCGGAGTGATCCAGCGAGCCGTCCCCCTGGGCCACGGCCGCGGCCATGAGCTGCGCGACGAGGCTGCCCACCGGGGTGGCGACGCCGGACTCGCGGGCCGCGCTCTGCAGGATGCCCAGGTCCTTGTGGTGCAGTTCGATGCGGAATCCCGGCTTGAAGCTGCGCTCGCGCATTCCCTTGTTCTTGGCGTCGAGCACCTTGCTGCCCGCCAGTCCGCCGCCGAGCACCTGGAACGCCGACTCGGTGTCGACTCCCTGCGCCTCCAGGAAGGTCAGGGCCTCACCGACGAGCGCGATGTTGCCCGCCACGATGAGCTGGTTGGCGGCCTTGACCGTCTGACCGGACCCGGCCGGGCCGACGTGCACCACGGTTTTGCCCACCACGTCGAACACTCCGGACGCCGCCTCGAACGCCTCGGTCCCACCACCGACCATGATGGACAGCGCACCGTCGATGGCGCCCTGCTCCCCACCGCTGACGGGGGCGTCCAGCGCACGGACGCCCTGCTTGTCCGCCTGTTCGGCGACCTTGCGCGAGACCTCGGGGCGGATGGTGCTGCAGTCGATCAGCAGCGCGCCGTCCGGGGCGTGCGCCAGCACGCCGTCGTCACCGAGCACCGCCGTCTCGACGTCCGGTGAGTCGGGCAGCATGGTCATGATCACCTCGGCGTCGGAGACGGCCTCGGCGATGGTGCTCGCCCCCTTGCCGCCCGCGGCGACCAGCTTCTCCACCTTGGCGTTGCTGCGGTTGTAACCGGTTACCTCGTACCCGGCGTCGACGAGGTTGGCGGCCATCGGGCCACCCATGATGCCGAGTCCGACGAACCCTACCTTGGTCATCGCGTTTCTCCTCTCGTCACTGAAGTATTCGAGTTCACTCTCGCCGGCCGGTCGCTCGGCCGGGCAACACGATTCGACGGGGTGCACAACGGGCTTCGTGTCTTCCCGGCGAGCCACGTCCGGCTCTGGCCATCGCCGCTCTGACCGTCACCGGGGCCTGGTGCACCCCCGCGACGCGCCCGGGGGCCGTCGATTTCTCGCGAAATCGTCGTCCCGCCAGGGCGACACGGCCCCGTGCGGTGTCAATTTCCCACGAAATCGCCGCGCCCTCGGCGGTGCGGAGCCGAGCTCCCACCACCCAGCGGTCGGCACCGCAGCGGGTTCTCCCGTGCGGCGTCAATTTCGCGAGAAATTGAGGCCGCTGCACCGGAACCGTCCGTTGAGAAACGACCGTGAGTGTCGCAGCGCGGGTGTCCCCGGTGCGTGAGTCGGATGCATTGCGAGGCCGGGCCGCTCGCCGCGTAGGTCGCTACTCAAGAGCCGGCCCAACACAGCAAGGCGCCGACTCACGTGACGGCTAACCGACCACCCGACAAGCCGCCTCGCTGACACTCAATAGATCCAGCCGAAACTGTCGGCACTGGTACCGCTGGGCTTGTACTCCAGCGCCACGTGCCCGCGATAGCCCGCCCGCTGCAGCTTGGCGAAGTA
This portion of the Actinopolyspora lacussalsi genome encodes:
- a CDS encoding 2-hydroxy-3-oxopropionate reductase (product_source=KO:K00042; cath_funfam=1.10.1040.10,3.40.50.720; cog=COG2084; ko=KO:K00042; pfam=PF03446,PF14833; superfamily=48179,51735; tigrfam=TIGR01505); its protein translation is MTKVGFVGLGIMGGPMAANLVDAGYEVTGYNRSNAKVEKLVAAGGKGASTIAEAVSDAEVIMTMLPDSPDVETAVLGDDGVLAHAPDGALLIDCSTIRPEVSRKVAEQADKQGVRALDAPVSGGEQGAIDGALSIMVGGGTEAFEAASGVFDVVGKTVVHVGPAGSGQTVKAANQLIVAGNIALVGEALTFLEAQGVDTESAFQVLGGGLAGSKVLDAKNKGMRERSFKPGFRIELHHKDLGILQSAARESGVATPVGSLVAQLMAAAVAQGDGSLDHSGLFRQIARLSGRE